From Quercus lobata isolate SW786 chromosome 1, ValleyOak3.0 Primary Assembly, whole genome shotgun sequence, one genomic window encodes:
- the LOC115987630 gene encoding histone H2B produces MAPKAEKKPAEKKPAEEKKSTVAEKAPAEKKPKAGKKLPKEGGAGAGDKKKKRVKKSVETYKIYIFKVLKQVHPDIGISSKAMGIMNSFINDIFEKLAQEASRLARYNKKPTITSREIQTAVRLVLPGELAKHAVSEGTKAVTKFTSS; encoded by the coding sequence ATGGCTCCCAAAGCTGAGAAAAAGCCCGCCGAGAAGAAGCCGGCAGAGGAGAAGAAATCAACCGTCGCCGAGAAGGCTCCGGCGGAGAAGAAGCCGAAGGCCGGGAAGAAGCTCCCCAAGGAAGGCGGAGCTGGCGCCGgagacaagaagaagaagcgcgTGAAGAAGAGCGTGGAGACTTACAAGATCTACATCTTCAAGGTCTTGAAGCAAGTTCACCCAGACATCGGTATCTCCAGCAAGGCCATGGGGATCATGAACAGCTTCATCAATGATATCTTCGAGAAGCTCGCTCAGGAGGCTTCCCGATTGGCTCGCTACAACAAGAAGCCAACCATTACTTCTCGGGAGATCCAGACCGCGGTTCGCTTGGTCTTGCCCGGTGAGCTCGCTAAGCACGCCGTGTCTGAGGGGACCAAGGCGGTGACTAAGTTTACTAGCTCTTGA